The segment CCCCGTTCACCCCCGAGCGCCACACTTTTCAACCGCCAAGCGCTGCACAATTCAAGCGCCGTTTACACTCGCGGTCGATCGCGTCATGGTTTACGACGTAACGGAAAAGACTTACCCGAACGGGTGAAAATCGAGATGATCGTTTGCGACGAACTCTAGATCGCGAGTAGTGTAATTCGATCAGTGAGGCGTCGGCAAGATGCGCTCACTAAGAAGTTGGGAATAAAATCAAAATAGTCGCCGCCGCCCCGTCTGCCGGGGGGCGTGTCGACGCGCTGCTATCAGCGCTTCAGTGAAATCACCGGCGTCGACAGCGACCGATTGGTGGTGAAAGCCGGAACTTCAATCCCGACACTACTCTCCGTATTGAACTTGGCCGGTACCGTCTCCTTGCCCGACGTGTCCTTTTTGGAGACTTCGACGCGATAGAAGCCGACGCCGATTCCGGGCGGATCGGCTCCCGGCGAAGTCATTGTCACCCCTCCGGAGTCGTTGGACGTGCCCGTTCCCTCGACAACGGCGCCCAACATGAACTTCTCGGGGATGAATTTCACCTCGGCGGCATCCAGCGGTCGGCCATCGAGCAACAGTTGCGCGGTAAACATCTTCCGCGCGACGCCCCCCTCGGCGTAGCTCTGGATGCGAGCGGCGATTTCACCGGTGTCGAGCGCCTTGTCGCCATTGGTGTCCAACTCCGCGAGTGAGATCGCCAACGCCGGACATTTCGCCAAGTCGCCCGCATCAAGCTTGCCATCCTGATTGGCATCGTACTGTTCGAGCGCCGCGGCTGCCGAGCCGGCCGGATCAAACGAAGGCATCGGCGGCGGAGCGGGGCTGCCAAGGCAGCCGGAAAAAATGCACATTCCCGTGCCGAACAGGACGGAATACTGATTGCGAAACTTGGTCACCATCTCAAAAACCTTTCAAAATCCAACGAAAGACGATTCGGGCAAGACGCGACTACCGCGCCACATCTTCCATCTCTTCCACGATCAGCCCCGGGCGGGAGCTACGCAATGCCGCGGCCCCCTGCGCGGTGATCTTGGTGTTCGCGATATTTACGGAACTCAATCCGGGCATGGCCTTAAGAGATTCCACGCCGGCGTCCGTCACATCCGTGCCCGTAACCCTCAGCACCTGAAGGTTAGGCAAAGCCGTCAACGTCTGCAGGCCCTGGTCGGTAATTTTGGTGTAGGACAAGTCGATGGTATTCAGATTCGTCAGGCGCTTAAGATGCACCAAGCCGGCGTCGTCAATGCCCGTGCGGCTCGCGAATAATTTCTCCAAGCCACCCATTCCCGAAATGGGCGACAGTCCCGCTGAGGTCAGCTTCGAACTGCCATCGATGTGCAGGTTCAGCAGTTTCGACAAGCCGCCTACTACCGTCATCTGACTGTCGGTGACCTGGGCCCCGGCCAAGTTGCAGGTACTCAGGTACGAGAGGTCGCCGATCTTAACAAAGAGGGCGTCGTCGATGGGCTGCATCGAACTGAGCACCTCGATGTGCGCGCCGTTGGGCACCAAGATCACTCCCTGTTGTTCTAAGGCCGCCTTGGCGGCCTGCTCGGCCGCATTCGCGGCACTGCTTTGCATCCACCAAACGACGGCTGCTACGATGGCGAACAGCAAGACGCCGCCGGCAACCATGCCCCATGGCTTACTTCGCACGGTTGCGTTTCGATCCGGTTGTTCGGTCGAGCTCATTTTGAAGTCGTGCTCCGATGGTTCGCGGGCGGCCGAAACGTTTTGGCGTTAGCACTCGTCGCCAGTCTATCGATCGAGACCAACTCCTGGCGAGGAGTAAACGCCTGCAATCTTTGACTAACCAATTGATTGTAAACCGTGAGACCCTGACCGAAACACCCAGTGGCAAACTGGGAATTGCAGCCCTCAATGGCACACGCTTCGAATCGCGCAATATCCGCCAATATGGATATCGACCTCCTCGCGTTCGTACTTCCAAGCTGTATGCTGCCGTTGGGCTGGCCCGCCACGAAAATCTCCGCAATCCGCTGGACGCGCTGGAATCCGCGTGGAATAATAAGCGCCTCGTTCAGGTACGCATGTCATTGCGATCGCTAACAGATCAGATTCATTGATCGCCGGTTAGTGATACTCGTTGCTCTCATCGCCTCTCGAACTCGGTTCAAGAAAAAGGGGAAACCATGATCTCCCTGCCAAGGGCATTAGCGTCTTGCGCGCAAACGCGTCGGCGCCCCGCGTTTACGTTGGTGGAACTCCTGGTGGTGATCGCGATTATCGGCATTTTGATTGCCTTGTTGTTGCCCGCGCTCCAGGTGGCGCGTGAGTCAGCGCGCAGAGCGCAATGCATCAACAACCTGAAACAAATGGGACTTGCGTCACTGACACACGAGAATGCCCACAAACATTTTCCTTCAGGCGGCTGGGGCTGGATTTGGGTGGGGGACCCTGATATGGGGTTTGGCAAAGACCAGCCTGGTGGCTGGATTTACAACGTCCTTGGCTTTATGGAACAGAACGCGCTGCGAAAGTTGGGGGCGGGACTTCCCCCGGGCGGTCGCTCCGGACCAGGCAAGCGCGAGGCCTTGAAACAGTTGTGCTCAACGCCTATTCCGGCCTTCAATTGCCCTACGCGACGCCCCTCCGCCGTGTACTTCAATCAGTTCGTCGCGAACTTCGCGCGAAATGCAGATGGTCCGCTCACCGTTGCGCGTTCGGACTATGCCGCCAACTGTGGTGACCAACTTCGAGTCGAATGGGATGAAGGCCCTCCGGGAACGACGGAGGCCGCGAACGCCACTTATTGGACAGCCCACAACGCGGATACCATTGCAATTGCCGGCGGGCGCTCGGGCGGTACTACTCCCAATCAGAATTTGCATTCCGGGATTTGTTACCTGCGCAGCCGAGTGAAGATCAATCAAATTCGCGACGGGTCGAGCAATACATATCTCTTCGGAGAAAAATACCTCAACCAGGCGCAATATACGACGGGTCGCGATGCTGCCGACAACGAACACATGTACTGTGGCTACAACAACGACATTTATCGCTCCACCTACCCTGGCAACAATCCCAACATCGATGGCACGGACGCCTACCGCCCCCGACAGGACACGGCAGGGCTCGACGGCACTACCATTTTCGGCAGTGCTCACGTGGGCAGCTGGAACGTCGTTTTCTGCGACGGGTCTGCCCGCGGTATCAGCTACACGATCGCCGCTCCCACGCACGGTCGCTTGGGAAATCGTGACGATGGCAAGCTGAAGTACGGAACGAAGTACACCGTGCCCATGGGCGAGTATTGAATTATCGAATGCACATTCTAATCGAACGCGCATCCATCCATCCGGTTTTTCTTGCTATCCAACGTGACCATCGAATGCCGCTGAAGTTAAGGCGAAGCTGGCCCGACAAACCACTCGCTGCCGTGCCATCTTGATAGACCTCCTGATCGACCACCAACCCTCCCGGCCTTAGCTTATCAGGTGGTCCAGTTTTCGGGGTCCACTTCACCTTGGCCTGCTACTGAATTCCTGGTCCATCGCTTATGAAGGTCTTCAGCCCTCAGGGCAAGGAGACCATTTCGATGAGTGCGAAGCGACGGAAGCGGCATACGCCGGAGCAGATTGTGCGGAAGTTGCGTGACGCCGACGCGATGTTGAACGCCGGCAAGGATCAGGCTGCGGTGTTGCAATCGCTGGAGGTGAGCCAGACGACGTTTGATCGTTGGCGGAACCAGTATGGCGGGATGAAGT is part of the Planctomycetia bacterium genome and harbors:
- a CDS encoding DUF1559 domain-containing protein, whose product is MISLPRALASCAQTRRRPAFTLVELLVVIAIIGILIALLLPALQVARESARRAQCINNLKQMGLASLTHENAHKHFPSGGWGWIWVGDPDMGFGKDQPGGWIYNVLGFMEQNALRKLGAGLPPGGRSGPGKREALKQLCSTPIPAFNCPTRRPSAVYFNQFVANFARNADGPLTVARSDYAANCGDQLRVEWDEGPPGTTEAANATYWTAHNADTIAIAGGRSGGTTPNQNLHSGICYLRSRVKINQIRDGSSNTYLFGEKYLNQAQYTTGRDAADNEHMYCGYNNDIYRSTYPGNNPNIDGTDAYRPRQDTAGLDGTTIFGSAHVGSWNVVFCDGSARGISYTIAAPTHGRLGNRDDGKLKYGTKYTVPMGEY